The genomic interval TTTTAAATATTCGCTCTTTTTCTCTAACTCATTTAATTCAAAGCTGTCAAAATGCGATGCAAAAGTCCGCACGAGACCAAGAGATTACATTGGTCTCCGAGATTCGCTTGAACGAGAATGAGGATCGATTTAAAGCCGACCAGTCGCGAGTGCAACAAATTTTAAATAATTTACTCAATAACGCAATTAAATTTACTGGGACTGGTGGAGAGGTTTCTTTGAGAGTATGGCGGGAAGACGATACTGCAATTTTACAAGTTTGCGATACAGGAATTGGCATTGAAAAACATAAATTTCCCTTCTTATTTGAAAAGTTTCATCAATTAGAAACCGCCTACGAACGTCAATATCCGGGAATGGGGTTGGGATTGGCTCTAACTCGACAATTAGTCGAACTCCATGGCGGGATTATTGAAGTTAATTCTTCTCCCGGAGTTGGCTCGGTCTTTACCGTGAGCTTGCCCTCCCAACCTCAAGATTCTTCTGGGGCAAAATTATCCCCAAGTTCGCCATTGCTTAAGACTGTTTCGAGTACAATTCCCTTGGGACGATTGGTATTAATTGAAAATGACGAACAAATAGCTTGGGAATTATGCGATTTACTCACGGCAGCAGGCTATCAAGCAATTTGGTTATTGGATGGTTCGACGGTGGCTCAACAAGTGAAAGTCTTGCGACCCCTAGCCATTATTACCCAAACTCAACTCCCGGATATGAGTTTGCAGGAACTGATCGGGATTCTGCGCAGTTCGACGAGTACTTATAAGATTAAAATACTCGCGATCGCCAATACTGCCGAACGAGAGGGATTAACCTCAGTTGACCGAGTCCAACCCGATGCTTACTTAGATAAACCGCTCAGATTCGAGCAACTTCTGCAAACTCTCAGCAATATTTTACGCCCCGTCCTATGAACTTACACGGATTAATAGTTTCCTGCCAAGCTCCCGCCGACTCCCCCCTACACGAACCGAGCATCATTGCTGCCATGGCCGTAGCCTCCTTGAATCGAGGAGCAACTGCTGTCCGTATTGATACTCCCAGTCATATCGCAGCGGTGCGATCGCAAACCGATCGGCCCATAATCGGGCTGTGGAAGCGGCAATTTCCCAATTGCGAGGTCTACATCACGCCCCAGTTTGAACAGGCCGCAGCGCTTGCCAGAGCGGGCGCAGATTGGATTGCGATCGATGCCACGCTCCGACCTCGACCCGACGGTGAGGAACTCGACACTCTTATCGCGCGCATCCAGCAAGAGTTAGGAAAACCGGTATTCGCCGATGTAGACACCTTAGATTCTGCGATCGCTGCTGCCAATGCAGGAGCGGACTGTTTGGCCACCACATTGTATGGATACACCGCGCAAACCCAAGATTGCACTCCTCCCGGCTACGACCTCCTGCAAGAACTGCGACAAAAGTTCCACTGTCCGATTATTTGTGAAGGCGGGATTTCCTCACCGCAGATGGCCGAAAAAGCATTAAACTTAGGTGCAAACGCCGTTGTTGTCGGTACGGATATCACCGGAATTGACCGTAAAGTTAAAACTTATCAACAATTTTTGTCCGTTTCCAAATCCGTACGATATCCTGGAGAAAGTTGTTAATTCACTTTAGCGGAGTAATTGTGGCAATTTCTCTAAGTAAAGGACAAAAAGTATCTTTAGAAAAAGAATCTCCAGGCATTGAAGCCGCATTTGTCGGCTTGGGCTGGGATGTTAAAGCAACCGATACCGGAGTTGATTTCGATTTGGATGCTTCTGTTTTCCTCGTCGGAGAAAATGAAAAACTGGTTTCCGAAAAACACCTGGTTTTCTACAACAATAAAAAAAGCCCAGACGAGTCTGTTGAATATATGGGCGATAATAAAACTGGTGCGGGAGAAGGAGATGATGAAGTTATTATCGTCGATCTGCGCAAAATTTCTCCAGATGTGAAAAAGTTAGTCTTCACCGTTACCATCTATGAAGCCGAAAAACGCAAACAAAACTTCGGTCAGGTGAGCAATGCTTATGTTCGTTTAGTCAACGTGCAGACGAAAGAAGAAGTCGTTCGTTACGACTTAGACGAAGATTATTCCATTGAAACCGCCATGATTATGACCGAGATCTATCTCAAGAATGGTGAATGGCGGATGAATGCCGTTGGTTCTGGATATGGGGGAGGATTGGCTGCTCTGCTCGATCGCTATTCGTAAAGACCCTGGTAATATTTTAAACTAAAGCTAGAGTAGAGCAAGAGAGTTTTTCTAATTCCACAATTCTCTTGCTCTCTCTTATTTAGGGCTTGCTGAAAAAAAGAAAAAGGTAGGGTCTCAAAGGAGTAGGGGCGATCTGGAAGCAGGATAAAACGATTGAAATTGATTGACGTGATTTATCAATTTATTCAATCCTCGTAATATATGGGAATTTGGAAAAATACTTAACCTGAGATTTAGTACTTTGTCGCAAGATTTGCAGGCGATCGCGCCAAGCGGGGAAGCCTTCGGGACTTATGCCGATGTAGTGCACGATCGCGATCGCGAGATAAAATAAAGAGAAACCCATCGCTTTCCTCATGCTACTCGAATACCATCCTAGAGCGTGCTTGCCCTCAGCCGAGGATTTACCCGACTCTGACGATACTCCCGTGGATAACGAACTACAAGATTTAATTCCCACTCTGCTCAAAGCCATGCTTGCCTCAATGTGGTCGGAGCGAATGGATTGGTTTTTTGGGGTAGATATGGGAGTCTATTACGACCCCAAGCAACCGGCGATCGTCCCGGATGGGTTCTTGAGTATTGGCGTTCCTCGAATTATCGATTCTGATTTACGTTTATCTTACGTGCTGTGGGAAGAGCAAAAAGTACCAAGTTTAGTGTTAGAGGTGGTTTCGCAAACTCGAAGGGGAGAGTATACCCAGAAAAAGGAAGAATACGCGCGATTGGGAGTTCTCTACTATGTTATTTATAATCCCTTGCGCAAGAAGAAACAGAAGCTGGAAGTGTATCGGCTCGAGGGAGATGAATATCGACTGTTGTCTGGGGAACCGGTATGGTTGGAGCAGCTCGGTATCGGTATTGGTCGAAGTGAGGGAACCTATCAAGGAATTACGAGAGAATGGCTTTATTGGTACGATCAAAACCGAGAACGCTATCTAACTCCAGAGGAAAGAGCACAGATGGCTGAATCAGAGCGCGATCGCCAGCAGCAAAGAGCCGATAGTGCCGAGCTGGAGCGCGATCGCGCCACAGAGCGAGCTGAGAGTGCCGAATCAGATTTACAACAGCTACGGGAGAAACTGCGACAGTTAAATATCGACCCCGATGCTCTCTCGTAAATAATATTGAGGATGTTTTCGGGGTCTGCCGTAGAGACAAGGCATGCCTTGTCTCTACTGGGTTTCGGTATCAGGACTTTCCAAGTTAACTAGCAAGTTACGAAAGACAACAGCCAATGAAATAATCCAAGGATCGCGGCGATCGCTTTTGATTATTAGCCACGCAATGTAGAAGATTAAACCAGTCAGGATGACTATGACTACTCCTGTGAATATGACTGTTCTTGTTATTGCCAATGCGACTATTCCTAGCAAACACTACCGAGGCAATAAACAAGTTCAGTACCATACGTCGTTCCTGGAGTCCTGCTTGCGCTCCACAGAATTTCACTCCAGTTAAGTTAGCTCCTGTAAAATCAGTACCATGAATCTTTGCATTACTGAAGTCTGCACCTGCCAAGTTCTTGCCTTTGAAGGACTGCCCGCGTAAATTCACTCGCTGAAAATTGCGATCGCCCTCCTTATATCTCTCTAAAACTTCCGTGGCTTTCATCTGCTAGCCTGCCTCTCTAGCATCGGTGTCACTTAACCCATAGCATACCTCACGCTTAGCGAAACAGCACGATCGCAGATGCTGCACCTTCTGCTTGCGATTGACTTTACAAATATGCTCTAACGGATAAAAATTAAAGAGATAAGGCAGTAATATTACCGGTTAACTCCGACTCATTTCTCGTGAACTATTGGCTAGTCAAATCCGAACCAAACGCATATAGCATTACCGATCTAGAGCACGATTGCACCACAATTTGGGATGGAGTGCGCAACTATCAAGCGCGCAACTTCTTACAACAAATGAAAATAGGCGATCGCGCGTTTTTCTATCACTCCAATGCCAAACCACCAGGTATTTTCGGACTTGCGGAAATCATCAGTGAAAACATCGTCGATCCGACGCAATTTGACCCGAACGATAGTCATTACGATCCGAAAGCCACTCGCGAGTCTCCGCGCTGGTATACCGTCGAAATAGAATGGCTCCAAACCTTTCCCGAACTCATTTCTCTGAGCCAACTGAAAGAACATTTTTCCGGTGAAGAATTGCTAGTTGTGAAGCGTGGAAATCGCTTGTCAGTGATGCCGGTAACGGAAATCGTGGCGAGCAAAATTCTTTCCTGGACTGAATCGAAATAGATTAGACTTCAGCCAGGCGATCGAGAAATTGTTGGTATTGTGGGGTTGGAATTGGTTTTCCTTGCGATCGGGCAGCTTCCAACCATAATACCTTGGCCTGAAGCACTTCGGCTAAAGCTTCCTGGGGTGTTTCTCCTAGAGCAGAACAATATTTGAGATCGGGAATGTCAGCGATGTAGGCTTCATCGGCTTCACTGTAGAAAATGTTGA from Roseofilum casamattae BLCC-M143 carries:
- a CDS encoding N-acetylmannosamine-6-phosphate 2-epimerase is translated as MNLHGLIVSCQAPADSPLHEPSIIAAMAVASLNRGATAVRIDTPSHIAAVRSQTDRPIIGLWKRQFPNCEVYITPQFEQAAALARAGADWIAIDATLRPRPDGEELDTLIARIQQELGKPVFADVDTLDSAIAAANAGADCLATTLYGYTAQTQDCTPPGYDLLQELRQKFHCPIICEGGISSPQMAEKALNLGANAVVVGTDITGIDRKVKTYQQFLSVSKSVRYPGESC
- a CDS encoding TerD family protein: MAISLSKGQKVSLEKESPGIEAAFVGLGWDVKATDTGVDFDLDASVFLVGENEKLVSEKHLVFYNNKKSPDESVEYMGDNKTGAGEGDDEVIIVDLRKISPDVKKLVFTVTIYEAEKRKQNFGQVSNAYVRLVNVQTKEEVVRYDLDEDYSIETAMIMTEIYLKNGEWRMNAVGSGYGGGLAALLDRYS
- a CDS encoding Uma2 family endonuclease; this encodes MLLEYHPRACLPSAEDLPDSDDTPVDNELQDLIPTLLKAMLASMWSERMDWFFGVDMGVYYDPKQPAIVPDGFLSIGVPRIIDSDLRLSYVLWEEQKVPSLVLEVVSQTRRGEYTQKKEEYARLGVLYYVIYNPLRKKKQKLEVYRLEGDEYRLLSGEPVWLEQLGIGIGRSEGTYQGITREWLYWYDQNRERYLTPEERAQMAESERDRQQQRADSAELERDRATERAESAESDLQQLREKLRQLNIDPDALS
- a CDS encoding pentapeptide repeat-containing protein, whose translation is MKATEVLERYKEGDRNFQRVNLRGQSFKGKNLAGADFSNAKIHGTDFTGANLTGVKFCGAQAGLQERRMVLNLFIASVVFARNSRIGNNKNSHIHRSSHSHPDWFNLLHCVANNQKRSPRSLDYFIGCCLS
- a CDS encoding EVE domain-containing protein, encoding MNYWLVKSEPNAYSITDLEHDCTTIWDGVRNYQARNFLQQMKIGDRAFFYHSNAKPPGIFGLAEIISENIVDPTQFDPNDSHYDPKATRESPRWYTVEIEWLQTFPELISLSQLKEHFSGEELLVVKRGNRLSVMPVTEIVASKILSWTESK
- a CDS encoding type II toxin-antitoxin system HicB family antitoxin: MKDYHINIFYSEADEAYIADIPDLKYCSALGETPQEALAEVLQAKVLWLEAARSQGKPIPTPQYQQFLDRLAEV